The following coding sequences lie in one Populus nigra chromosome 15, ddPopNigr1.1, whole genome shotgun sequence genomic window:
- the LOC133674848 gene encoding probable protein phosphatase 2C 72, producing MGICISSASSEIHQADDGLENVMHVQETIVSHGIEKLGSLYSKEGSKGVNQDAAILHQGYGMEHGAFCGVFDGHGKNGHIVSKIVRNTLPSLLINQKNASAKMKTVRDHNNEKADDGLAPSEGFHKWKEACISAFKEMDKEIKLQGSLDCSCSGATAVVVLRQGDDLIIANLGDSRAVLGRINDQNGIMPVQLTTDLKPGVPGEAERIRKCNGRVLALKEEPHIHRVWLPHEDSPGLAMSRAFGDFILKNHGIISLPDISYHRVTSKDQFVVLASDGVWDVLSNKEVVSIISTADSELAAAKSVVEAATATWKRKFTSSKVDDCTVVCLFLQKRKQQSDFIF from the exons ATGGGAATCTGCATATCCTCTGCATCTTCAGAGATACACCAGGCAGATGATGGCCTTGAAAATGTCATGCATGTCCAAGAAACTATTGTTTCTCACGGAATTGAGAAGCTCGGTTCTCTTTACTCTAAAGAAGGTAGCAAAGGAGTAAATCAAGACGCTGCTATTCTTCACCAG GGCTATGGAATGGAACATGGAGCTTTCTGTGGAGTTTTTGATGGGCATGGAAAGAATGGTCACATAGTGAGCAAGATCGTGAGAAATACGTTGCCATCGCTCttgataaatcaaaagaatgctTCAGCAAAGATGAAGACTGTTAGAGATCACAACAATGAGAAAGCAGATGATGGTTTAGCACCAAGTGAGGGTTTCCATAAATGGAAAGAGGCTTGTATTAGTGCCTTCAAGGAGATGGACAAGGAGATCAAGCTTCAAGGAAGTCTAGACTGCTCTTGCAGTGGAGCCACTGCAGTGGTTGTTTTAAGGCAG GGTGATGATCTTATTATAGCAAATCTTGGAGACTCAAGAGCAGTGTTGGGCAGAATCAATGATCAGAATGGAATCATGCCTGTTCAATTAACTACAGATTTGAAGCCTGGAGTGCCAG GCGAAGCAGAAAGAATAAGGAAATGTAATGGCAGAGTACTTGCACTAAAGGAAGAGCCACACATCCATCGAGTCTGGCTACCTCATGAAGATTCTCCAGGCTTAGCCATGTCTCGAGCTTTTGGAGACTTTATACTAAAAAATCATGGCATAATTTCATTACCAGACATCTCTTATCACAGAGTAACTTCCAAGGACCAGTTCGTTGTCCTTGCATCAGACGGG GTGTGGGATGTGCTTAGCAACAAAGAAGTGGTATCCATAATTTCGACAGCAGATAGTGAACTGGCTGCAGCAAAGTCAGTGGTGGAGGCTGCTACAGCTACATGGAAAAGGAAGTTTACTTCTTCGAAAGTGGATGACTGCACGGTGGTTTGCCTCTTCCTACAAAAGAGAAAACAGCAGTCTGACTTCATCTTTTAG